Part of the Streptomyces sp. NBC_01264 genome, CCGTCTTGGTCCCGGGGCGGGGCACGGGGAGATAGGGCCCGGGGCCGTTGCCACTCTGAGGACCACTCCGTACCGGGCACGGAGGTCCGCGATGGACGGCGGCCGGGCCCGGTCGGTGGCGCAGCGGGAGTACGGGACGATGTCGGCCCGGCATGAGTGATCTTCTGCGACCTGGCCCGACTGCTGCGGCTGGCCAGGTAGAGGCGGATAGTCCCAACTGACGGACAGATCCGCGGCCTCCGACTCCAGGTGCGGCGCCGGCATCAGAAGCCCGCCCGACTCCTGGGGATACACACCCTGCTGCTGGTGGTACATCAGCGCATAGTCCAGGGATCCTCCTGAGGCGCTCCCGGGGCCGTTGATGTTCTCTGACCAGGTGGTGATGCCCGATGCGCCAATGCGGCGCAGGACCTCGGTGATGTCACCCTCGACCCCGTACACAGCCTCGGCGCTCATCGAACAGGACATCAGGTGGACGGTGGCCTCCTCCTTGAAGCCCCCGTTACTCGGCCCGGTACACACATCCGAGACAGCCGTGAACCCCAGGTGTAGGCCCTCAATCCCATCAAAGCGACCCAGCCGCGCGCGGAGCCTCACCTCCTCGGCATCCCGCTCATGCTGCGCGCCGGCGGTAGTGGCCATGGCACGCAACTCCCCGTCATCAGGCAGCGCGGAGCAGCCGCTCGTCAGGATCACCGCACTCAGCCCTGCCACGACGCCCGTCAGGCGGCTCCTGGGTCCCCTCGCGCGTGCCATCCCCGCCCCGTCTCATCGGTTCCGATCATCGGTTCCGAGGCCCATCCTCGTTCTGACCGGACACGGGCGCATGAGTACGCGTACTCACCCGCAGCGACCTCAAACACTTTCACCGAGGCCTGGATACGGGCACGCAGCCCGACATCCTGAAAGCAGACCTCGGGTGCAGCCCTGGTGGCCCGCCTCATGGACGCACCCGTCTGCTCGCTGACCGTGCCGCCGTCGGCGCAGCCCGCCTCCCGCGCCCGGAATCCCCGGCGGCGGCTCGTTCCCGCTTCGCCACCACCCCTGTCGCTGCGCCCGGCCGGACAGGTACCGCCCCCGCCGCGCTGGCAGGAGGCTGCGCATGGCCGCGGGTGGTACGGGGGAGGTCGCGTTGGCGTCGGGGTGGGCAGAAGGCGGTGCGGTTGCCGGTGGGCAGCGCGCGGTCTGATCCCCGGGGGACATCCGCGTCAGGCCCCAACGGGCCTCGAAGGCAAGGGCCGCGGCGTGCATCGCCACGATGTCACCGCGCAGCCGGGGCCGGCGTCCGTCGACGCGGGCGAGGGTCGCCAGGAGGCAGACGTGGTGCCCGACGCCAGGTCACCACCGACCCGGTGCCCCTGGGGATGATCCGCAGCAGCCGCCCCTCGTCATCGTCGATCTCGTGTACCCGCACCCGTTCCGCCACAGATCAGCAGCCTGACCGATCCGTCCAGCCCCCACCAGGCCCGTTGCCGACGGCATGCCGCCGCAACCACGCCGCCTCCGTGGGCGTCAGATTCGGGTCATCCAGCTTCTCCCGGACCGCCTCCCGCATCCGTCCCGACGGGTCGGTCCGACAGCCGCTGCGCATACCGCGCAGCAACAGCCCCCGCCCGAGGCGGGCAGCGAGTCCCGGCACGTCCGCGCTGCCCACGGTCACGAGGGTCATCGCCACATCGGCAGCCGGATCACCAGCTCCCGCGTTGCACCAGTCGATCACCACCGGACCCCGCCGGGTCAGAATGATGTTGCCGGGGTGCAGGTCGAGATGCAGTACCCGGTCACCATCCGCCGTGCTGAACCGCTTGGGCAGCCACTCCGGTGCCGGCAGCGCATGCAGCCGGTCGTGCATGCGGCCCAGCTCCCGGCCGAGAGAACCCACCCGCCACCGGCGCCGGGCCAGCTCATCCAGCATCGTCGGCCCGGCCAGCCGCTCAAGAACCATGTCGGTGTCGGTGATCTCGTACACCCGCGGCACCGGATACCCACATGCCGCAAGGTGCGTCATCAACCGTGACTCCTGAGGTTCCCCCGTTGTTCGGGAGTTGCTGATTAGCTGGTCAGGAGGGGTTGACGGGTGTTCAGGTTCGCTGGTTCGGCCGTCGCCTGGTTGGCGTAGTGCTTCTCTTCGTACTCGATCGGGCTGAGGAAGCCGAGCCGTTCCTGGATGCGACGGGAGTTGTAGAAGCCATCGATGTACTCGAAGAGCGCGAGGTTCGCCTCAGCCCGGGTGGTGAAGGTCCGGCCACGGAGGCCCTCGGTTTTGATGAGCATCCAGAGGTTCTCCGCGAGAGCGTTATCGTATGAGTCGCCGATCGAGCCCATGGACGCTTCAACTCCAGCTCTCATTAGCCGGGTTGTGAGCTTGATAGACGTGTATTGACAGCCGTGGTCCGCGTGATGAATCAGCTGGCCGGGCTCGACCTCGCGGGACGCGAGGGCGTACTCCAGGGTGGTCAGCACCAGGTCGGCGTCCGCGCGGGCGGAAGTCTCCCAGGCGACCACCCGGCGGGAGAAGGCGTCGCGGATCGCCGAGAGCCACAGAGGCCCCTCACCGGTGGAGATCATGGTGAGGTCGGTGACCCACAACCGGTTCGGAGCCGGTGCGGTGAAGTCCCTGTTGACCAGGTCCGGGGCCAGGGTGGCCTTCGGGTCCCGGCGCGTGAAGCCCTTGCGCCGTGGGCTGACCCCCGCGATGTCGGCCTCGCGCATCAGGCGCTCGACCCGCTTGCGGCCCACGTGGACACCCTCACGCTTGAGGACGGCGTGTACCCGCGGCGAGCCGTAGTTGCCGCCGGAATCCGCGTGGATCTCTTTGATCCGCTCGGTCAGCTCGACGTCACGGCGCCTTCGCTCGCACGGCTCGGCCTCTGCACGGCGCCAGCGGTAGTAGGTGGAGGAGGGGATGTGCAGTTCCCGAAGTACGCACTCGACTCCCAGGCACGGGTGCTCGTCAACGAGCGCCGTCACCTGGGCCGGGTCGGGTCGAGTTGCGCCGCGAAAAACGCCGAGGCCGTCCGCAGTACGTCGTTGGCCCGCTTGAGCTGGACATTCTCCTTGCGCAGGGCCGCGAGCTCGGCGCGTTCGTCGGTGGTGAGCCGGTCATCGCGTTCGCCGGCATCCGCCTCCGCCTGGCGGATCCACCCGCGCAGGGCCTCGGGATGCACGCCGAAGTCGACAGCCAGCTTCTTGATCTGGGGCTTCGGCTCCGCGGTGCGATACATCCGTACCGCACGCTCACGCAACTCGAGCGAGTATTTCCGGGGTGCAGCCATGGCCACTGGTCCTCTCA contains:
- a CDS encoding IS3 family transposase; its protein translation is MTALVDEHPCLGVECVLRELHIPSSTYYRWRRAEAEPCERRRRDVELTERIKEIHADSGGNYGSPRVHAVLKREGVHVGRKRVERLMREADIAGVSPRRKGFTRRDPKATLAPDLVNRDFTAPAPNRLWVTDLTMISTGEGPLWLSAIRDAFSRRVVAWETSARADADLVLTTLEYALASREVEPGQLIHHADHGCQYTSIKLTTRLMRAGVEASMGSIGDSYDNALAENLWMLIKTEGLRGRTFTTRAEANLALFEYIDGFYNSRRIQERLGFLSPIEYEEKHYANQATAEPANLNTRQPLLTS
- a CDS encoding aminoglycoside phosphotransferase family protein, which encodes MYEITDTDMVLERLAGPTMLDELARRRWRVGSLGRELGRMHDRLHALPAPEWLPKRFSTADGDRVLHLDLHPGNIILTRRGPVVIDWCNAGAGDPAADVAMTLVTVGSADVPGLAARLGRGLLLRGMRSGCRTDPSGRMREAVREKLDDPNLTPTEAAWLRRHAVGNGPGGGWTDRSGC
- a CDS encoding transposase, whose protein sequence is MAAPRKYSLELRERAVRMYRTAEPKPQIKKLAVDFGVHPEALRGWIRQAEADAGERDDRLTTDERAELAALRKENVQLKRANDVLRTASAFFAAQLDPTRPR